A region from the Lysobacter antibioticus genome encodes:
- a CDS encoding putative bifunctional diguanylate cyclase/phosphodiesterase, which produces MRDVTIQSVASPPGTDARYRAVVQSALDAIIVIDELGQITEFNPAAERVFGWRREQVIGLEVAEVIIPPEMRDNHRRGFRRHLMTGTSTILDRRLELVAIRAGGERFPVELTVTRIDGGTMAYFTAFIRDLTEQKRLLAAEADHARYDIVTGLQRYSVLEPQMIRAFENAGAFAAVVFIDLDRFHGINGSLGHKNGDEVLRAVGVRLQSLASEQVAVCHFASDEFVVVQQGGDGAAAVRLAESIRKLLTLPFEGKGYRVLLTATIGISYAPAHGDIALDLMRRAQAAAERGKVLGRNCVCPFQTEDMQDIEDRTVMGGLLREAVQAGELMLQYQPQFSASDMRLSGFESLLRWSSPLLGDVAPDRFIPIAEGLGLIREIGDWVIREACRQIRLWLDAGYTGFTIAVNVSPQQLRRAGLHRAVADALQEFRVPGHMLEIELTESSVLENLVRVKDELRRLKALGTLLTLDDFGTGHSSLAYLKHFAWDKLKIDQSFVRGLPHSVLDASVSRAILTLGRDLGLRVAAEGVETTSQADFLRDLGCDELQGYLMGQPAPADAAQVHFKAIRA; this is translated from the coding sequence ATGCGAGACGTAACAATCCAGAGCGTTGCGAGCCCCCCGGGGACCGATGCGAGATATAGAGCCGTAGTGCAGTCGGCTCTCGACGCGATCATCGTCATCGACGAACTCGGGCAAATAACCGAGTTCAATCCAGCCGCCGAGCGCGTGTTCGGCTGGAGACGCGAGCAAGTCATCGGCCTCGAAGTCGCAGAAGTCATCATCCCGCCAGAGATGCGGGACAACCACCGGCGGGGCTTTCGGCGACATTTGATGACCGGCACCTCGACCATCCTCGACCGGAGGCTGGAGCTTGTCGCCATTCGGGCAGGCGGCGAGAGATTCCCGGTCGAGCTGACAGTGACGCGGATCGATGGCGGGACGATGGCGTACTTCACGGCCTTCATTCGCGACCTCACCGAGCAGAAGCGATTGCTTGCCGCGGAGGCCGACCATGCCAGGTATGACATCGTAACCGGCTTGCAGCGCTATTCCGTTCTAGAGCCTCAGATGATTCGGGCGTTCGAGAACGCGGGGGCGTTCGCTGCAGTGGTCTTCATCGACCTGGATCGCTTCCATGGAATCAACGGCTCTCTTGGCCATAAGAACGGCGACGAGGTTCTGAGGGCCGTAGGCGTTCGCTTGCAGTCGCTCGCGAGCGAACAGGTCGCCGTATGTCACTTTGCGAGCGATGAGTTTGTCGTCGTCCAGCAAGGCGGCGATGGGGCCGCGGCCGTACGCCTAGCCGAGAGCATTCGCAAACTGCTTACGTTGCCGTTCGAGGGCAAGGGTTATCGCGTGTTATTGACCGCGACGATCGGCATAAGCTACGCCCCCGCGCATGGCGACATTGCGCTGGATCTGATGCGCCGGGCCCAAGCCGCCGCGGAGCGCGGAAAGGTGCTGGGCCGCAACTGTGTTTGCCCGTTCCAAACCGAGGACATGCAAGACATCGAGGACCGCACCGTAATGGGCGGCCTGTTACGCGAAGCCGTCCAGGCCGGTGAATTGATGCTCCAGTACCAGCCTCAGTTTTCGGCTTCGGATATGCGCCTGAGCGGCTTCGAATCGCTGTTGCGTTGGAGCAGCCCATTGCTCGGCGACGTCGCACCGGACAGATTCATCCCTATAGCCGAAGGCTTGGGGCTGATTAGGGAAATCGGCGACTGGGTGATACGCGAAGCCTGCCGCCAGATCCGCCTATGGCTGGATGCCGGCTATACGGGGTTCACCATCGCAGTCAACGTATCGCCGCAACAACTGCGGCGCGCGGGCCTGCATCGTGCGGTTGCCGACGCGTTGCAGGAATTTCGAGTGCCCGGCCATATGCTCGAAATCGAACTGACGGAAAGCTCGGTATTGGAAAACCTGGTACGGGTGAAAGACGAGCTTCGCAGACTCAAGGCCTTGGGGACCCTGCTGACGCTGGACGATTTCGGCACGGGCCATTCGAGCCTCGCCTATTTGAAGCACTTCGCCTGGGACAAGCTGAAGATCGACCAGAGCTTCGTGCGGGGGCTGCCGCACAGCGTTCTGGACGCGTCGGTATCGCGGGCGATTCTGACGTTGGGACGGGATCTGGGGCTGCGGGTAGCGGCCGAAGGCGTGGAAACCACAAGTCAGGCCGACTTCTTGCGCGACCTCGGATGTGACGAGCTGCAGGGCTATCTGATGGGACAACCGGCGCCCGCCGACGCGGCTCAGGTTCATTTCAAGGCCATCCGAGCCTGA
- a CDS encoding alpha/beta fold hydrolase → MTVKSEDLFVEIEDVKLCYRVEGDPTHPPVLLIMGLNSQLIHWPQHLVDKLKEEHFVIRFDNRDSGLTRWRTGAPPADGYRLVDMADDAIQLLDHLGIDNAHIVGASMGGMIAQRLAINYPARARSLCSIMSTTGNIWVGYAQPGVIGELIKEPPSDQEGAINHIAALYALIGSDTHAVAEGPRRRALAEAAYKRSLDSNGAPAHPGGGARQVGAILLAGDRTKELNGLALPTLVIHGDEDALIHISGGKATRKEIPGAQWLGDPEKGVQGMGHDLPQPLLDAVANGIIDHLNSAAETAWRPVEGAKGQGARTNAATP, encoded by the coding sequence ATGACGGTGAAATCCGAAGACTTATTCGTCGAGATCGAAGACGTAAAACTGTGCTATCGGGTTGAAGGCGACCCGACGCATCCGCCCGTGCTGTTGATCATGGGCTTGAACTCGCAGCTGATCCATTGGCCGCAGCACCTCGTCGACAAGCTGAAAGAGGAGCATTTCGTCATCCGCTTCGACAACCGCGACAGCGGCCTGACCCGCTGGCGGACCGGGGCGCCGCCTGCCGACGGCTATCGCCTTGTGGACATGGCCGATGACGCCATCCAGTTGCTGGATCACCTCGGGATCGACAACGCTCATATCGTCGGGGCTTCGATGGGCGGCATGATCGCGCAGAGACTGGCGATCAACTATCCCGCGCGAGCGCGCAGCCTATGCTCGATCATGAGCACAACCGGCAATATTTGGGTCGGGTATGCGCAACCCGGCGTCATTGGGGAGTTGATCAAGGAGCCGCCGTCCGACCAGGAAGGCGCGATCAATCATATCGCGGCGCTGTACGCTCTTATCGGCTCGGATACTCATGCTGTCGCCGAGGGGCCACGTCGTCGGGCGCTTGCCGAAGCGGCTTACAAGCGTTCGCTCGATTCGAACGGCGCTCCGGCCCACCCCGGCGGCGGCGCACGTCAAGTCGGCGCGATCCTGCTCGCAGGCGATCGTACGAAGGAACTCAATGGCCTGGCCCTGCCGACCCTGGTCATCCACGGCGACGAGGACGCGCTCATCCACATTTCCGGCGGCAAGGCCACTCGCAAGGAGATCCCCGGGGCTCAGTGGCTCGGAGACCCGGAGAAGGGCGTCCAGGGCATGGGGCACGATCTGCCGCAGCCGCTCCTCGACGCGGTCGCTAACGGCATCATCGATCACCTCAACTCCGCCGCCGAAACCGCTTGGCGGCCGGTAGAAGGGGCGAAAGGGCAAGGGGCACGGACTAACGCAGCCACTCCTTGA
- a CDS encoding PA2169 family four-helix-bundle protein produces MSDRATTHNLNDLIEIARDGKDFYTEASGEVKNAELSALFSRIASTKSDIVTALSTEVAATGGKPAEHGTFAGSMQQLYGKVRAAFGDTAYGYVAELEDSEDRLLKAFNEVAGDSKLTPAARSAVERFLPIVRGTHREMSQLKHSMKGAA; encoded by the coding sequence ATGTCAGATCGTGCAACCACGCATAATCTCAACGATCTCATCGAGATTGCCCGCGATGGCAAGGACTTCTACACCGAGGCCTCCGGAGAGGTGAAGAACGCCGAGCTATCCGCCTTGTTCTCCCGCATCGCTTCGACGAAGTCCGATATCGTGACCGCGCTCAGCACGGAAGTCGCGGCGACGGGAGGAAAGCCTGCCGAACATGGGACTTTCGCGGGTTCGATGCAACAACTTTACGGTAAGGTCCGCGCGGCCTTTGGCGATACCGCCTACGGCTATGTTGCCGAACTGGAGGATTCGGAAGATCGTCTGCTCAAGGCCTTCAATGAGGTGGCAGGCGACTCCAAGCTCACGCCGGCCGCCCGATCCGCGGTGGAGCGCTTCTTGCCGATAGTGCGGGGTACGCATCGCGAAATGAGCCAGCTGAAGCACTCGATGAAGGGCGCGGCATAA
- a CDS encoding helix-turn-helix domain-containing protein, with protein sequence MITASQLRAARALAGMDQKTLAEKAGVSLPTIQRMEASLGNVRGVVDTLTKIINALDAAGVELIGENTPSYGSGRGVRLKTPSSDQG encoded by the coding sequence TTGATTACGGCAAGCCAACTTCGTGCTGCCCGCGCCTTGGCGGGCATGGACCAAAAGACGCTGGCCGAGAAGGCGGGGGTTTCGCTACCCACGATTCAGCGCATGGAAGCGAGCCTGGGCAATGTTCGCGGTGTGGTCGACACCTTGACCAAGATCATCAACGCCCTGGATGCAGCAGGCGTCGAATTGATCGGTGAAAACACGCCTAGCTACGGCTCTGGCCGGGGGGTGAGACTCAAGACACCCTCGTCAGACCAGGGATAG
- a CDS encoding prealbumin-like fold domain-containing protein, protein MILSMLLASTAGAAELNLTPTGLGTTFPSGVGLTVSFAGTNPTAQVANGTPIATANTYWDPQIPLSQITYRFQTPGTAGPFSAGQEAQNGTITFTFTRPVTNPRFHISEWAASNGTGFYATAWTLDTAVAPGGTLSILGSGAGTRMILGTAPVGAGGAGMPRVRGGFMNGLAGGCEGSTTNGCGTIQVNGTFSTIRFFVAQRMNAAATPQPITPDVYSVTVTLDDDFSDAPASYGGAGHAIGGLTLGAFVAPAAGAHPAEADIVNTLHATAAVFDTANPLANNTAAGDSDNALAAVPIVGINTYALNVPVDGVQAASTAQLCGWIDFNRNGTFETTERACNSTSSSGSVLLSWPIPTGAAYVAGESYMRLRTGYTLSEVQNPTGGADSGEVEDYTITLLPRVRLTKALVPASAAGLFNLSVEPPSATAVQTSSGTVTDVGHGGTTGFVPVQFGTTVTVSESAGTGTSLSSYVSNIACLDRSGAAVALGGIGTSRTFTSMTSAPTGPPTTPNTANANLSEISCTATNSLLPTLQVVKVTQNGTGTFSFSGSNGIAGHDITTATANVGVPGPVQILTSPATATTVTESALPANYQLDGIACAGMGAGGSASVDLSTRTVTLNTAATSFGSSIVCTFTNIAQVADLTITKTNTPLAGDNDQVNDTLVRGASTQYTIKVGNNGPVSVSGAVVQDSPSSGLNCPPASTVTCSSTVAGGCPTSPTPILMSDLTAGFPLGTIPVGAFVTLTFTCSVQ, encoded by the coding sequence TTGATTCTATCGATGCTACTCGCATCAACAGCAGGTGCTGCCGAACTCAATCTGACTCCAACAGGTTTGGGTACAACATTCCCGTCGGGTGTGGGTTTGACTGTCAGTTTCGCCGGCACCAATCCGACCGCGCAGGTGGCTAATGGCACGCCCATCGCGACGGCTAATACATACTGGGACCCGCAGATCCCACTGAGTCAGATTACCTATCGATTCCAGACGCCGGGTACGGCAGGCCCCTTCAGTGCCGGTCAGGAAGCCCAGAATGGGACGATCACGTTTACCTTCACCCGGCCGGTTACAAATCCGCGATTCCACATCTCAGAATGGGCGGCATCCAACGGCACGGGCTTCTACGCCACCGCATGGACCTTGGATACCGCAGTGGCTCCCGGCGGAACTCTCAGCATCCTAGGAAGCGGCGCGGGAACTAGAATGATCCTGGGCACGGCCCCGGTTGGTGCGGGCGGCGCCGGCATGCCTCGTGTCCGTGGCGGCTTCATGAATGGACTCGCAGGCGGCTGCGAGGGATCAACAACGAACGGCTGCGGCACCATTCAGGTCAACGGAACGTTCAGCACCATTCGATTCTTTGTTGCCCAACGAATGAATGCTGCCGCTACCCCACAACCTATAACGCCTGACGTCTATTCCGTCACGGTCACGCTGGACGATGACTTTAGCGATGCGCCTGCCAGCTATGGCGGCGCCGGGCACGCGATAGGCGGGCTGACCCTCGGTGCATTCGTTGCCCCTGCTGCGGGAGCGCATCCCGCCGAAGCGGATATCGTGAACACGCTTCATGCGACGGCCGCGGTCTTCGATACGGCAAATCCACTGGCCAACAATACAGCTGCGGGGGACAGCGACAACGCACTCGCCGCGGTACCTATCGTCGGGATCAACACGTATGCGTTGAACGTGCCCGTCGATGGCGTTCAGGCCGCCTCGACTGCTCAGCTATGCGGGTGGATCGACTTCAATCGCAACGGCACCTTTGAAACTACCGAACGGGCCTGCAACTCGACCTCCAGTTCCGGTTCGGTCCTGTTGAGTTGGCCGATTCCGACCGGCGCCGCATACGTCGCAGGCGAAAGCTATATGCGGCTGCGCACCGGCTATACCCTTTCGGAAGTACAGAACCCGACAGGCGGCGCCGATAGCGGCGAGGTCGAGGACTATACGATCACCCTACTGCCTCGGGTTCGTCTTACTAAGGCATTGGTACCCGCCAGCGCTGCCGGACTCTTTAATCTCAGCGTGGAGCCGCCTTCGGCAACGGCAGTTCAGACCAGTAGCGGCACAGTGACTGATGTCGGGCACGGCGGCACCACTGGCTTCGTCCCGGTGCAATTCGGCACAACAGTCACTGTTAGCGAATCCGCTGGCACCGGCACCAGCCTGTCGAGCTATGTATCCAACATCGCATGCCTCGATCGCTCGGGGGCCGCGGTGGCGCTAGGCGGCATTGGCACCAGCCGAACTTTCACTAGCATGACGAGCGCGCCGACCGGACCGCCAACGACGCCAAATACGGCGAACGCGAATCTGAGCGAGATATCGTGTACAGCGACGAACAGCCTGCTGCCGACCTTGCAGGTCGTTAAAGTCACCCAGAACGGTACCGGAACGTTTTCATTTTCCGGAAGCAACGGCATCGCCGGTCATGACATCACGACAGCAACCGCGAACGTCGGTGTGCCGGGGCCGGTACAGATACTGACCTCCCCGGCAACGGCAACGACGGTCACGGAATCGGCGTTGCCAGCGAACTACCAACTCGACGGCATTGCTTGCGCGGGTATGGGTGCAGGTGGATCAGCGAGCGTTGACCTATCGACTCGCACGGTGACATTGAACACTGCCGCTACATCTTTTGGCAGCTCAATTGTTTGTACGTTCACCAATATCGCGCAAGTTGCGGATCTTACGATCACCAAAACCAATACACCGCTTGCGGGAGACAACGATCAAGTAAACGACACTCTTGTTCGTGGGGCGAGTACTCAGTATACGATCAAGGTTGGGAATAATGGCCCCGTTTCGGTTTCTGGCGCGGTCGTCCAGGACTCGCCAAGCAGCGGCCTCAACTGCCCCCCTGCTTCCACGGTCACATGCAGTAGCACGGTCGCTGGTGGGTGCCCGACATCGCCAACCCCTATTCTGATGTCGGATCTTACGGCCGGATTTCCGTTAGGTACTATCCCGGTTGGAGCATTCGTTACGTTGACCTTTACCTGCTCGGTCCAATAG
- a CDS encoding S8 family serine peptidase, producing the protein MNRRILSLAIGASLMSVALPGLTAELLTVDRPIEGRYIVVLKEQAATLSADSRNGVANVPAVAQGIAHQYRVKLQRSYQHALRGFVVDADDASLAQLLKDPRVAFVEEDGYMSVEATQSNATWGLDRVDQRDLPLSTTYTYDTDAAGVHAYVVDTGLRADHTEFTGRIGNGYSSVPDDSSTTDCHGHGSHVAGTVAGTTWGVAKKATVHPVRVFGCGSSAPNSQIIAGIDWVTANHVKPAVANMSLGGPASTATDTAVNNLINAGVVAVVAAGNGNIDACTESPSRVPRALTVGASDRNDARSIWQFGQASSWGTCLDLFAPGTAIVSAGIGSATASASNSGTSMASPHVAGVAALYLAVHPAATPAEVHAAIVDNATPGKISDLRGSPNRLLYSLFSAGPGNNPPVANFTSSVSGLTVSFTDTSTDSDGTIASRSWAFGDGTTSTAANPSKTYAAAGTYNVSLTVTDDDGATHTKSGTVTVGSGGAQTYTNGTDVAIRDNATVESPIAVSGRSGNAPANASVSVNIVHTYKGDLKVDLVAPDGSLYNIHNRSGGSADNVSGTFTFDLSSEPLNGTWKLRVNDNAWFDTGRIDTWSVTF; encoded by the coding sequence ATGAATCGTCGCATTTTGTCGCTCGCCATCGGTGCTTCACTGATGTCCGTCGCGCTGCCGGGCCTGACCGCGGAGCTGCTGACCGTCGACAGGCCGATCGAGGGCCGCTACATCGTCGTATTGAAGGAACAGGCCGCAACGCTGTCGGCCGACAGCCGCAACGGCGTAGCCAACGTGCCCGCCGTCGCGCAGGGCATCGCCCATCAGTACCGCGTCAAGCTTCAGCGCAGCTACCAACACGCGTTGCGTGGTTTCGTCGTCGACGCAGACGACGCGTCGTTGGCGCAGTTGCTCAAAGACCCGCGGGTAGCCTTCGTGGAAGAAGACGGCTATATGTCGGTGGAGGCAACGCAGAGCAACGCCACCTGGGGCCTGGATCGCGTCGATCAGCGCGATCTGCCGCTAAGCACCACCTACACCTACGACACCGACGCCGCCGGCGTACACGCCTACGTCGTCGACACCGGCCTGCGCGCCGACCACACCGAGTTCACCGGGCGCATCGGCAATGGCTATTCGTCGGTGCCGGACGACTCCAGCACCACCGACTGCCACGGCCATGGCAGCCATGTGGCCGGCACCGTCGCCGGCACGACCTGGGGCGTGGCGAAGAAGGCCACCGTGCATCCGGTGCGCGTATTCGGTTGCGGTTCGTCTGCGCCCAACTCGCAGATCATCGCCGGCATCGACTGGGTCACCGCCAATCACGTCAAACCCGCGGTGGCCAACATGAGCCTGGGTGGGCCGGCCTCGACCGCCACCGATACCGCGGTTAACAATCTGATCAACGCCGGCGTGGTCGCGGTGGTGGCGGCCGGCAACGGCAATATCGACGCCTGTACCGAGTCGCCGTCGCGGGTGCCGCGCGCGCTGACCGTGGGCGCGAGCGACCGCAACGACGCGCGTTCGATCTGGCAGTTCGGCCAAGCCTCCAGCTGGGGCACCTGCCTCGACCTGTTCGCGCCGGGCACCGCGATCGTATCGGCCGGCATCGGCAGCGCCACCGCCTCGGCCTCCAACAGCGGCACCTCGATGGCCTCGCCGCATGTGGCCGGCGTCGCGGCGCTGTACCTGGCCGTGCATCCGGCCGCGACCCCGGCCGAAGTGCATGCGGCCATCGTCGACAACGCCACCCCCGGCAAGATCAGCGACCTGCGCGGTTCTCCGAACCGTTTGTTGTACTCGCTGTTCTCTGCCGGACCGGGCAACAACCCGCCGGTCGCCAACTTCACTTCCAGCGTCAGCGGGTTGACGGTGAGCTTTACAGACACCTCGACCGACAGCGACGGCACGATCGCTTCGCGCAGCTGGGCTTTCGGCGACGGCACGACATCGACCGCGGCCAACCCGAGCAAGACCTACGCCGCGGCCGGCACCTATAACGTCAGTCTGACCGTTACCGACGACGACGGCGCCACCCACACCAAGAGCGGCACGGTCACCGTCGGCAGCGGCGGCGCCCAGACCTATACCAATGGTACCGACGTCGCCATCCGCGACAATGCCACGGTGGAAAGCCCGATCGCCGTATCCGGCCGCAGCGGCAACGCACCGGCCAATGCCAGTGTGTCGGTGAACATCGTCCACACCTACAAGGGCGATTTGAAGGTCGACTTGGTCGCACCGGACGGCTCGCTGTACAACATCCATAATCGCAGCGGCGGCAGCGCCGATAATGTCAGCGGTACCTTCACGTTCGATTTGTCGAGCGAGCCGCTCAACGGTACCTGGAAGTTGCGGGTCAACGACAACGCCTGGTTCGACACCGGTCGTATCGATACCTGGAGCGTCACCTTCTGA
- a CDS encoding CshA/CshB family fibrillar adhesin-related protein — MTTAASSSVSSPHPTAKRKLFTPRPLAGLALSLSLLFSATPVQAQYATGGIGQYRSQILWFEWGTAPNNIPQLGTTVTNTVSVSGVPLAVTCTLSAISGNGPDPDLRIYRPGGYGWDGLDDLYNIGGTGGANSMDIGLINRTGGSQATFTFACAATLGGVPYVLDGLVFADAETTDTGEFIRTVPVAGATLRVIERYREPGCTGGYNVNLTAGTYQFTTITGCSGQPNPMGIYFLDNAASATITLQGGVATSGLQAVAVGVMLSVADYGDAPSSYGSAGHLPQYAWSGGTLPSGNTDIFSAGFSPATLTQPTTALLGTRVDVENPAWAGAGATLDDGNGAVDDEDSVNTATLAPLYRGLSGNSYTVPVVCVGTASVAGWIDFDLNGTFDGDERSATASCSGGSATLSWTVPTDVTAGSSYLRVRTATSALEIASATGIAGTGEAEDYALTITDPKVRVAKLTQGGVGGPFAFSTTNTLSQPAALTTVTADTAVTGTPVSIDDIATSVAVTETALPTGWALSAIACTQSGGAPVAGATYDLANRRATVPSSALSATSDITCAFTNGKLPVLTVRKISQGGVDSFDFTGDNGIAAQTLTTTVAGTPVDGATQVLTTAGAVTTITEAQVPINVVPTFTLTDITCTGLGAGGIAVRGTAQNKNRITLNAAATAFGANIVCTFTNVKSPTVQLRKSWVSAIVNDFYRLTASGTGPNHNVAYAFNLDSTANTANETDNGGAQRVGIGDTVTLSETAGVGNVGIYTASAWACTGGSLSGNTLTIGAADVGAAIVCSITNTGKVANLTITKTNTPVSGPNDQAGDTLTRGATTTYTIAVTNNGPDTVTGAMLRDPAASRVGLTCASAPVCTGSACPGGLTMAALDAGVPLGALANGATVVVSFPCTVN, encoded by the coding sequence ATGACGACAGCGGCGTCGAGCAGCGTGAGCTCGCCGCATCCAACTGCGAAGCGGAAACTTTTTACGCCCAGACCACTTGCCGGCCTGGCGCTTTCGTTATCTCTATTGTTTTCCGCCACACCGGTACAGGCTCAGTATGCGACCGGCGGCATCGGCCAATATCGCAGCCAGATCCTCTGGTTCGAATGGGGCACCGCGCCGAACAATATCCCCCAGCTCGGCACGACCGTGACCAATACCGTCTCTGTGTCCGGGGTGCCGCTAGCGGTGACCTGCACCTTGTCCGCGATCTCGGGTAATGGCCCTGACCCGGATCTGCGCATCTATCGGCCGGGCGGTTACGGGTGGGATGGCCTGGACGATCTTTACAACATCGGCGGTACCGGTGGCGCCAATAGCATGGATATTGGCCTGATAAATCGAACAGGGGGTTCTCAGGCCACGTTTACGTTTGCGTGCGCGGCGACGCTGGGGGGTGTGCCCTATGTGTTGGATGGCCTGGTTTTTGCCGATGCCGAAACAACCGATACCGGCGAATTCATCCGTACGGTGCCGGTAGCCGGGGCGACCTTACGTGTAATCGAGCGCTATCGCGAGCCGGGCTGTACAGGCGGATACAACGTCAATCTGACCGCCGGTACCTATCAGTTCACGACCATCACAGGGTGCAGTGGTCAGCCCAACCCGATGGGCATTTACTTTCTGGACAACGCTGCCTCGGCCACTATTACCTTGCAGGGCGGCGTAGCGACCTCTGGGCTGCAGGCGGTGGCCGTCGGGGTCATGCTGAGTGTGGCCGACTACGGCGACGCGCCCAGCAGTTATGGCAGTGCCGGCCATCTGCCACAGTACGCCTGGAGTGGAGGCACCTTGCCTTCGGGCAACACCGATATCTTCTCTGCCGGATTCAGCCCTGCCACCTTGACGCAACCCACCACTGCGCTGCTGGGCACGCGTGTCGATGTGGAAAACCCGGCTTGGGCCGGGGCCGGGGCCACCTTGGATGATGGCAACGGCGCCGTGGACGATGAAGACAGCGTAAATACAGCCACCTTGGCGCCGCTGTACCGCGGTTTGAGCGGCAACAGCTATACCGTGCCAGTAGTTTGCGTCGGCACCGCATCGGTTGCGGGCTGGATCGACTTCGACCTCAATGGCACGTTCGACGGCGACGAACGCTCGGCGACCGCGAGCTGCAGCGGCGGCAGCGCAACCTTGTCCTGGACGGTGCCTACCGACGTCACAGCCGGGAGTTCGTACCTGCGTGTACGCACCGCTACTAGCGCGCTCGAAATCGCGAGCGCAACCGGCATTGCAGGCACGGGTGAAGCGGAAGACTACGCACTTACCATCACCGATCCGAAAGTTCGTGTCGCTAAGCTGACTCAGGGTGGCGTTGGCGGTCCGTTCGCCTTCTCAACGACCAACACCTTGAGCCAGCCGGCCGCCCTGACCACAGTCACAGCAGACACGGCCGTGACCGGAACGCCGGTGTCGATCGACGACATCGCGACAAGCGTCGCCGTAACCGAGACCGCACTGCCGACGGGCTGGGCTCTATCCGCAATCGCCTGCACCCAATCGGGTGGTGCACCGGTGGCCGGGGCAACCTATGATCTCGCAAACCGCCGCGCAACCGTCCCAAGCAGTGCGCTATCGGCTACATCGGACATCACCTGCGCATTCACCAACGGCAAGTTGCCGGTACTGACGGTCCGCAAGATAAGCCAGGGCGGCGTCGACAGCTTCGACTTCACCGGTGATAACGGCATCGCCGCGCAAACGCTGACCACGACGGTGGCCGGCACGCCCGTCGACGGCGCCACGCAGGTGTTGACCACGGCGGGGGCGGTCACGACGATCACCGAGGCGCAGGTTCCGATAAACGTAGTGCCTACCTTCACTCTGACCGATATTACCTGCACCGGCCTGGGCGCCGGCGGCATAGCAGTGCGCGGCACAGCGCAGAACAAGAACCGGATCACGCTGAATGCGGCCGCGACGGCCTTCGGCGCCAACATCGTGTGTACTTTCACCAACGTCAAGTCGCCGACCGTGCAGTTGCGAAAGAGTTGGGTGAGCGCGATCGTCAACGACTTCTATCGCCTGACCGCGAGCGGCACCGGACCGAACCACAACGTCGCCTACGCCTTCAACTTGGATTCGACCGCCAACACGGCCAACGAGACCGACAACGGCGGCGCACAGCGGGTTGGTATCGGGGACACGGTCACCCTGTCGGAGACCGCCGGAGTGGGCAACGTCGGAATCTACACCGCCTCGGCCTGGGCCTGTACCGGCGGCAGTTTGAGCGGCAATACGCTGACTATTGGCGCGGCAGATGTCGGTGCGGCAATCGTATGTTCGATCACCAATACGGGCAAGGTTGCTAACCTGACCATCACTAAGACCAACACGCCCGTCTCGGGTCCGAACGATCAGGCCGGAGACACCCTGACCCGCGGTGCGACCACGACGTACACCATCGCGGTCACCAATAACGGCCCCGACACGGTGACCGGGGCGATGCTTCGTGATCCGGCGGCGAGCCGGGTGGGATTGACGTGCGCCAGCGCCCCTGTTTGCACGGGCAGCGCTTGCCCGGGCGGGCTGACGATGGCGGCACTCGATGCAGGCGTTCCGCTCGGTGCGCTAGCCAATGGCGCGACAGTCGTAGTCTCGTTCCCATGCACCGTCAATTAA
- a CDS encoding YkgJ family cysteine cluster protein: MTRNDRKLDDLRRRIPTFRCIDGCRDCCGPVTASSEEMARLPIKTEAEHAAALVEWSCPHLGPGGCHAYDERPLICRLFGTTPRLACPNGCRPEQMVDEQTEREVHAFLRQTRQVLV, from the coding sequence ATGACACGCAACGATCGAAAGCTCGATGACCTACGGCGGCGCATTCCGACATTCCGCTGCATAGACGGATGCCGCGACTGCTGCGGACCGGTGACGGCGTCCTCGGAAGAAATGGCGAGGCTTCCGATCAAGACCGAAGCCGAGCACGCGGCGGCCCTGGTCGAATGGAGCTGCCCGCATCTGGGGCCCGGTGGCTGCCACGCGTACGATGAGCGGCCGCTCATCTGTCGGCTATTCGGGACGACGCCGCGTCTTGCCTGTCCCAATGGCTGCCGCCCCGAGCAGATGGTCGACGAGCAGACCGAACGCGAAGTCCATGCCTTCCTTCGGCAAACCCGGCAAGTGCTGGTCTGA